The Tachysurus vachellii isolate PV-2020 chromosome 19, HZAU_Pvac_v1, whole genome shotgun sequence genome segment AATGTGAATAAAATTTTGAATGCAATGACCAGATTTAAACAGCCAGTCTTGTAACCATTACAAGTCTCATAACTTGAAGCGGAATGTGAAAATTTGGTACACTGTTTCTTTTGGATAgttttattatacaaaatattttaaaaattaatttcaataaagatccatatatacacacacatttaaaaaggcATGTCATCTATTCGCATGGGTGGCCACTGGAGAACGGCGATCGGGGGATTGTGAGTTGACGCGAGCTTTGCTGCAGTACCAGTGGTTTGTATTTTCTCACTGGATTGGCTCTAAAGGTGAATGCCTTTAAAACAGCAACAAGACAAGTTAAAATTAATCAtcctgacaaaacaaaaaggagaacaaaagaaaaaaacagcatctgGAACGCAAGACCCATATTAAATGAAGTAGACAAGTATTTGAcagtagaaacaaaaaaaaaaaaaaaaaaaagaaaataaataaataacccacACGATGCCGTTCCTCCATCAGCTTAAGCCTCAGCCTCTCCAGCTTTTGTTCTTGGGCAACTCTTTGCATGGAGTCACGCAAATCAAAGGAGAAGGGACACATCTGAGTACAATTCCTCCTGAACATGTGGCTTGATCTTCAGTCAAAAACAGAAAGAGCAACTAGTTTTTTTTGATCGTTTGCTTATTAGCTACTGATATCTAACAGAAGGATTGAAGCAGCTCACATTGGATCTAGAATTTctacattataaaaataataataaaaaaaaacttcaaaaacaaagcttttgaaatgttttgaaaaaaaaaaaaaaaaaaaaaaaaaaatgctctaaaCCAAGGACGAAACCTGGTTACAAAGTACACACTTCAATTGTGTCTCTATTATATCTTTGTGCCTCcctaataaaaatgtacattgttGGATATAGTCTATAAAGCAAGAAGTATATAGACTCCTGCCCTTCTCACCCATACAAGGGTCTTCTCCAAATTGATGCCTGTTCAATTTTATCCATAAAGTGCTTGAGAGAGTGCAGGTTCTCTTTCCAGTAAAGCAGGCGTTACAACGGATTCTACTGGTTTAAATGAGTTTACCTTAGCTCTCAATAGACAAGGTTTGCTTCTCGAGTTCAAACCTGTTCAGGCATGACAAGGCTCCTGTGTACAAAGACATGATGTGCCAAGGCAGAGTAGTGTAGAAAAACCTGAGTGACCTGTTGAGAGTCccgacctcaaccccactgatcATCCTCACAAGTGATCCCCACACCATTTTACATAAACTTCAGAGACCCAAATTCCCAGAAAAGCAGGTTCTGAAACgctcaaaccagcccatttgGCACCTGAATAGTTCATCCTTTTAACTCCCTCATGTTTGATAGTTAACTAGATGTTTTTATTAGGCTGAACTACATGGACATGAAGGTGAACGTTACATGTTTAAATTCGCAATTTAACACTGCAAAACCCAACATAGGCTTTGTATTTTGTAGCAGTTATATTGCTCAGAGCcaatcaataataaaaacaaagcatcaGGTCTTCATTGGGGAAGCTTAACAAAGTTTAAACATTAAGTTCTTATTAGAAAGAATAACGCTGGGGTCTAACCTGGCTTGAGGTGAAAGGTCATCTGGATTTGTTCTAGCAGGTGATATTGAAGATGTTAAAGCAGGAGACTGTGGGAGAGTCTGACCTGAAAACAATGCATTAATAGTCAGATGAAGTAGAACAGTGTTTATGACAAAAATAagtgatggagggagagaggagagagagggagagagggagagagagagagagagagagagataaaaaggtGTGATGTACTTGTATCACAGCTCCCACTTCTCGTAACTGGGCGGATAACAGCTACATTGAGACATTGTTTTGAGCGCCATTGAATCTTCGGCCTCAAAACTTCAGTCCTTTGCACGTTTACCTTTTCTATTAGGAGGAAATCACCGGAAGAGATTTATGTTTGTTGTTAAGTTTACATGTTACACTGTATTCCGTTTAAACAGACCAACCTGCAGAACCCACATCATTTGCAACATTAAAACCGGAGACATTTTCAGCCATATCACCTGACATCCTCAACTCCCCGAACTGCCTTCAAAACTTCCCTAAAAGCTCTTTGTATGTACTACATCAGCTCACATGGCGGCTCAATCACACCACACCGGTGAGATCAATTAGTCATTTCCACCTTTTCCTGTTTCTCCACTGTCCAGTAGGTGGCGGCATGCATTCACTTCCTGAGCATTTCCCAtaaagttattaaataaaagaaaaaaaactttcctaAATACAAATAGGACTTCCAGGAAAGTTGATGTAAAACCAGAACTTGATGATTTAAGgtaaagtaaacattttaacaagtgaaacattgtttatatataaacatttatatatatatatacatatatatatatatatatatatatatatatatatatatatatatatatatatatatatgtatatatatatatatatatatatatatatatatatacacacacacacacacacacacacacacacacactggagatcaaaattagagaacaatttataaacaattgaacaattctgaaataatgtcatCTTCACTGCAGTTGAATGAGTTTTTGTCCTGTCTATACCATGCTACCAGAACaccttttccacaaaataactaaggcatttcaacaaaaaccattattttgcagaaaacacactgatcaaaattagagaacaatgaCTGTAGCATGGAAAAAGATTACAACAAAATTTTCTGAAGGTTACAACAGTCAGCAATTAGTAGGAAGTGTACAGGCCTCTGCTCTGAATGACTTCAGCACATCTGCGGCCACAGGACAGCACTAGTCTCTCACACTGCTCTGGTGTGATTTTGGTCCACTCTTCTTCCAGTCTCCTCCACAGTTTGGTGACTGTAGTGGGTTTCttgccataactttgtcgccaaGGATTTTCCAGAGGACTCTGGACTCTGGGCAGGCCATGTCATTATTTCAATGTTTTCAGTTTCAAGGAACTGCTTTACCGGTTTTGCTGTGTGACATGGAGCGTTGTCCTGCATGAACACTGCGGGCCGATTGGGTGATGAACGCAGGGAAGGAACCATGTGTTGTTGAAGAAggttctgataaacatttcCATTCACTCTGCCATGTAGCTGTATAAGAGGCCCAACTCCTGCTGCAGAAAATATGCCCCAAACCATGACACTTCCTCCTCCACTTTTCACTGACTTCTTTACACACTTTGGGTTCAGTCTTTCTCCAGGTTGTCGCCGAACATAATGTTTCCCATCGGACCCAAATAATTTAAACTTGCTTTCATCACTGAAGTGTTCTCCTCTGTCCACACAACATGCTCCTCAGCAAAGCTTAGTCTAGCCTTTTGATTATTTCTGCTAATGAGAGGTTTGGTCACTGCGGAGTGGGCTTTCAGTCCAAATGCTCTTAAACGTCGAGACACTGTATGACAAGACAGATCCTTACCCTGTTCAGCGCTGAACTGGTGAGCAATTCCAGCTGCAGTGTGGAAACGATTGCCCATTGAGGTCCTCCGCAGTATCCTGTCCACGGAAGACAAATACAAGAGAGGACAGGATACTGCAGAGGATCTCAATGGGCAATCGTTTCCACACTGCAGCGGCATGCATTCAGATAaatctaatgtgtgtgtatctctctctctctctctctctctctctctctctctctctctctctctctctctctcatatatatacactggagatcaaaattagagaacaatttataaacaattgaacaattctgaaataatgtcatCTTCCAACTTGTCTTGCTATGGCAACGACCAACTTGTCTTGCTATGGCTGATAGGGTCATCCCTTTGGCCTTCATCTGGACAACCTGCTGCCGGAGGCTTTCATTAACTTTAGAACGGCCCACCATCTTGCAGAGTCAGTGAAACTGGAAGTTAGGCTGCCAGTTAAACAGGGGTTGACAGATAATCAAGGAAATTAACACCAGGTGCCAGATTAACACCAATAACTGGGAGGTATCTGAAaatgttctctaattttgatcagtgtgtttttcgcaaaataatggtttttgttgaaatgccttagttattttgtggaaaaggtGTTCTGGTAGCATGGTATAGACAGGACAAAAACTCATTCAACTGTTGAGCAGTGAAGAtacgtgtttgtgtatatataaaaatactcaAACTCATAGCACCATAGCACTGGATAGCACCAGAGATCTAAAGCAGTGAAACAGCAATGCAGAACTTGTGCCAGCActttaaattaacattaaattaaattgtagaATTAATAAAAGTGCAAGAAAGATTCACaattttatactgtaaaataaacttttGAGAGTATAACAAAAATTGAAACAATGGAAACCCATTCATACAATGATGAAGTAGTTGAATTAGTAGTGTAACTGACTTAAACAATAGCTATTCCTGTTCCTCTGAAAGTGTTGATCCTCTAGAGGCACCACATCATTTGCATTGAATGCTCAAAGAAGGTTCCTCTGGGTTAggttcacatttacattttatatgttgGATTTATTAAAGAGTtattgtaaagagtggttatttaagTTACGTTGCCTTCTTTTGAGCTTGAACtagtcattttctttctttgagcAGATATTTTAGTTCAACTTTCAGAATGTTAAAACAACTTTGCAAAAGTTTCATGAATTTAAAAATTCCTGACTAAATCTTTAAATCCATGAGTAAACCTAAATAACCTGGAGAGGCTTTTGTGCAAGAGCAAGAAATTGCTATTTCATGATAAAGTCTACTTTTGGTGGTACATGGCCAGTAAGCAAACTGCTTAGAAATTCAAAacaggcacaaaaaaaaaaaacaaaaaaaacactgcatatAGCAaagtatctttaaaaaaataaaataaaacaaaaaaaaaacaaaaaaacagcattatagTGTTGGAAAGCTACTGCCCATGTGATAAAAATCCAGATATGCCAGAAAAATAGCAGAAGCATTTTTCTTCTAGCAGAAGCATTTTTCTTCCATGCAggtaaaagaaataaggaagTGAAACTTCACACTGCAAACTTCCCTGTTATACTGAATTCCTATTGTAAGAGCAAtgatatgcacacacaccagagacaaacagacaaaatctCAGGTAAGAATTactgtcatttttaaactttaatgtaaCCAGGTAAATTGAAATTACTGTATAGCTTTAAAGAATAGGGGGTGATACACtattatttgatttaataacagatttttttatttacactattGACTGTAAAGGCTAATACATATTGTTTAAGAGAAATGAATACCTGCCATTCAGAATGCTTTACAATGCACGTTAACTAATAGTCGAAATTGGAGGATAAATAAACCAGCTATTCTTTTCCCTGAAATGATAACAGGATCTCCCTATATGAGATCTTTTTGCAATCATTTTTGCAAGGAAGCAAGAATAAAATTCAGTCCAAATCAAGAAATTGGTCAGACTGTTAACCACAAAAACAGTTCTGTACCACACGCAAAAGGTTTAGTTAGGGTCACACTAATGCAACCaggtttttatactttttttttcattttttcccttaagcattatatttctttttcactttaaatTTATTGATAGCTATTTTACCAGATCTCGAATGATTTGTCTTTGCTTCAATTTTAATAAGGGTGTGTGGAAATTGTATATCCActatatgcatgtatgtatatactgtattctttaaaatgaatcattatgATGTTATTTCAGCAGGCATGGCGATGAAATCAGAGAAATATCATCAAAAAATATCTGCATCTAAAGTAACTTCAGAGACCCTGCAGTGCACTCAGCACAGCttggtgtttatgtgtgagtTACCCATCAAGGAGGGACCTCAGGTTACAAGGGACCAAGAAGCTGTAGAAGTAAAACTCCCAGCCCAGTGCACTGTAGAGCAGCTTCGCCTGGTGCTTTGCTTGCGTGTACAAGAGACCAAGGCGTTCCCAGATCCATTTGGTCTTCTCGATCCTGAAAAGTATACCCTGTTGTACTCAAAGGGGGGAGACCAATTTGAAATTTATGATGACTGTCAGGTGCTGAAAACACTGGATGCACCCTGGTTTCAAAATAATGAGGGATTCCAGACAGTCCAGATTACAGTATTTGCAAAGCAAGATAAGCCGGAGGAGAGGACGGAATACCAGCAGATTCTAAATGAACTAATCGGTTATGATTTTGACTGTGCGGCAGGTAATCGTTTAAGTGAACTGAGTTTCACACGCAGAAAGTTTGCCACGCCACGTAAGGAAGAATTAAAACACCGGGATCCTGTGGTTTATGCTACAGAGCCCTGGACAACTTCTGCACCAATTTCCAAAGACTTGCAAGACCACCTAAAATGCAAGCTACCCATCGTTCTAAATCACGATAATATGAGTATACTTGTTCAAGCTGAATTGTGTAATACTCCTAGTGACCTCCTTATGGTTGTTTGGAAATCAATGCCTTCAAAAGACGAGTGTTTTTTGAAATGGTCAGCTAATCATGTTCTCAAAATCTGTGGCAGAGAGGAGTTCCTGTGCGGAGATTTCCAACTTTCAGATTTTCTTTGGGTCCGACGCTGCCTGAAAAATGTGATGGAGCTTCACCTCAGTGTAGTTGCCATAGCCTCACTTCCAGATGATACTGTAAGAAAGGAATACTGGCCCCAGGTTGACAGTCTTACGGGTCTCTCTAGTTCCCATGAAGACATCTCAATTGAGGGGAAAGAACTGGAAGAAATTGTAATGATATCCCTTTGGGATTGTGAGAGGAATTTACGGGTGAAGCTGCTCGGGTTTGATATTCCTGAATTGCAGAGCAAAATCCCTCAACATATTTATGTAGAGGCTTCCATTATTTATGGACGTAAAGTGGTATCATCAGTTTGTTCCTCATCAAAGGAATTTGCAGAAGAGGTCTTGTGGAACACTTGGCTTGAGTTTGATATGCCTGTTAAAGAGATCCCCCGTGGAGCTAAACTAGGATTTACTATTAATGCCTACAGCATGGATACTGCCCCTATTACAGAATCCAACTCCCCTAACTCCGGATACAAAGTTCAAGATTACCAGAAAGGAAAAGGGAAAgtattatattttgtaaattttcAGTTGATTGACCACAGATCTCTCCTAAGCCAAGGGTCCCACACACTTCATATGTGGTCCTTTCCAGAGCAGGAAGAAGAAGCATTCAACTATGAGGCAGATAAACTCTCTACTGCCACCAACCCTGATGTGGCCAAATCCATGGCAATCACATTTCAACTAGATCGCTACAGCTTCTCTGTTGTGCTACCCCAAAGAAGAGTTTCATCCAACATCACACCTTCTACTGCAATAGCTAATCCCGGTCATGTGACTTTACAAGCAAATTCTTCTGACAAACACTGCCTAAAAAGATTCAGGGAAGAAAGTGTTCGTTATGCTTCAAACCTTCCACAGTTTCTCCGCACTGTAGACTGGTTGAAGCCCAGTGCCGTCCAGGATGTTCACTGGCTACTGAGTCACTGGGAGCCCGATGACTTGGAACTGTTTGTTGCTTTGGAGCTGCTTAGTGTTGATTATACAGATGAGAATGTTCGAAGGTTGGCTGTCCAAAGATTGGAGATGATGTCCAATGAGGAGGTACTAAGATATCTACTGCAGCTAGTACAGGTAGGAAGGCATATGGAGTCTAAAAGCTCACCCAATGAGTTTCCAAGTCACTTTCAAAATTTATAATTCAACTGCTTGATTAAAGCATTGCATTGATGCACAATTAATCATATACTATGACCACAAATCATATAGTATGTGTACACCTTAGTACAATTCAACAATATATCAATTGCACATTATCTTCTTTATAGACCCTCAAGGTAGAACCATACCATGACAGCTATCTGGCAAGATTCCTAATTCAAAGGGCACTCAGGGTAAGTCAGCTGCATTTGGTTTTCTGTGTAAAAAGCTCATGGTTCAATGTATTGTGTTTTCTGAGATGTGTTTATGCTCATGGAGGTTGTAACTAGTGGCTATCTGATTTACAGTCGTCATCCTGTCAGCTTTAACCAGAGTGTTCATTCTTATATACACGCATACATGCAGAACAACCTTTCACTTTTTATTCCTAGGCATCCTCTCAAGAACGAGTGACTAAATGCTTATAGGATTTATATAGAATTATCATTATAACCACTAAATGAACAGATTAAATTTCTTACTTTATTAGCATCATTTTTTGTCATACAAAGATGTTCATTGATGTCTGATGGTGCATCCAGAGGTCTGTGTGGCAATCCATCCAAGTGTCTGTCTGAAATAACATCTCAATAAGAAGTGGTTGAATGCCTGTAAGATTTATAAAGAATTATCTGTGTAACCAGCAGATGAACTAAGTAGAGTTTGAACTAAATCCAAGCATTGTCAAGGTCACAACAAGGTCAAATGCAATAGTTTGTCAATAAAGATCTTCTTGTTTGATATTAAGGATATTCCTGGGATACAAATTAGTATAAGGATTTTGCTTGTTGCAGCGGTATCAATATTGACCCACTTGTCCGATACTATATCAATTCTAGAgacttaaaaaaattacatttctgaAACCAATGAGCAGAggtacagttgtgttcaaaattattcaacccccactgaaattgattgttttggtcggtttgacattgattatgatcattcagtcatcctgcttacaattaaatcaaagaggcacatgtaggtcagacaaatataacataacatttataatgaaataaccacaaatgtcttttctgagctcacatcattatcagttttattcaacccccaagtgacattcaatcttagtacttagtacaacatccttttacagttataacagcttttaaacgtgaagcatagcttgacacaagtgtcttgcagcgatctacgggtattttcgcccattcatcatgggcaaaagcctccagttcagtcacattcttaggcttgcgcactgcaactgctttctttaagtcccaccagaggttctcaatcggatttaagtctggtgactgcgatg includes the following:
- the sinup gene encoding siaz-interacting nuclear protein, translating into MSGDMAENVSGFNVANDVGSAEKVNVQRTEVLRPKIQWRSKQCLNVAVIRPVTRSGSCDTSQTLPQSPALTSSISPARTNPDDLSPQARSSHMFRRNCTQMCPFSFDLRDSMQRVAQEQKLERLRLKLMEERHRAFTFRANPVRKYKPLVLQQSSRQLTIPRSPFSSGHPCE
- the si:rp71-17i16.5 gene encoding phosphatidylinositol 4,5-bisphosphate 3-kinase catalytic subunit gamma isoform isoform X2 produces the protein MHTHQRQTDKISAGMAMKSEKYHQKISASKVTSETLQCTQHSLVFMCELPIKEGPQVTRDQEAVEVKLPAQCTVEQLRLVLCLRVQETKAFPDPFGLLDPEKYTLLYSKGGDQFEIYDDCQVLKTLDAPWFQNNEGFQTVQITVFAKQDKPEERTEYQQILNELIGYDFDCAAGNRLSELSFTRRKFATPRKEELKHRDPVVYATEPWTTSAPISKDLQDHLKCKLPIVLNHDNMSILVQAELCNTPSDLLMVVWKSMPSKDECFLKWSANHVLKICGREEFLCGDFQLSDFLWVRRCLKNVMELHLSVVAIASLPDDTVRKEYWPQVDSLTGLSSSHEDISIEGKELEEIVMISLWDCERNLRVKLLGFDIPELQSKIPQHIYVEASIIYGRKVVSSVCSSSKEFAEEVLWNTWLEFDMPVKEIPRGAKLGFTINAYSMDTAPITESNSPNSGYKVQDYQKGKGKVLYFVNFQLIDHRSLLSQGSHTLHMWSFPEQEEEAFNYEADKLSTATNPDVAKSMAITFQLDRYSFSVVLPQRRVSSNITPSTAIANPGHVTLQANSSDKHCLKRFREESVRYASNLPQFLRTVDWLKPSAVQDVHWLLSHWEPDDLELFVALELLSVDYTDENVRRLAVQRLEMMSNEEVLRYLLQLVQTLKVEPYHDSYLARFLIQRALRSKRVGHFFFWYLRSEVAGCPFFRQRMAVILEAYLLGCGEAMLTSFQHQVQVVKILYEVAIRVKTLYPEKSTLPPLAAQKLQEILQEYSFPPEFQVPFDPRVTAGAILLKECKVMASKKKPLWLEFSHVESEAPVGCPVGIIFKQGDDLRQDMLIIQTLMVMDSIWQQNCLDLNLIPYGCISTGYQIGMIEIVRDAVTIAAIQRIQGGTTGAFKNTALYDWLKGTCPLQEKHYQAMEKFVTSCAGYCVATYVLGIGDRHNDNIMITKQGNLFHIDFGHILGNTKSFFGVSRERVPFVLTPDFLYVMGRVNKQSSLYFQRFKEFLSSAQHRTCATCVRRYSKTRMRKRQGSTSCSRLLYVSKRAGLSRLIGGSI
- the si:rp71-17i16.5 gene encoding phosphatidylinositol 4,5-bisphosphate 3-kinase catalytic subunit gamma isoform isoform X1, with protein sequence MHTHQRQTDKISAGMAMKSEKYHQKISASKVTSETLQCTQHSLVFMCELPIKEGPQVTRDQEAVEVKLPAQCTVEQLRLVLCLRVQETKAFPDPFGLLDPEKYTLLYSKGGDQFEIYDDCQVLKTLDAPWFQNNEGFQTVQITVFAKQDKPEERTEYQQILNELIGYDFDCAAGNRLSELSFTRRKFATPRKEELKHRDPVVYATEPWTTSAPISKDLQDHLKCKLPIVLNHDNMSILVQAELCNTPSDLLMVVWKSMPSKDECFLKWSANHVLKICGREEFLCGDFQLSDFLWVRRCLKNVMELHLSVVAIASLPDDTVRKEYWPQVDSLTGLSSSHEDISIEGKELEEIVMISLWDCERNLRVKLLGFDIPELQSKIPQHIYVEASIIYGRKVVSSVCSSSKEFAEEVLWNTWLEFDMPVKEIPRGAKLGFTINAYSMDTAPITESNSPNSGYKVQDYQKGKGKVLYFVNFQLIDHRSLLSQGSHTLHMWSFPEQEEEAFNYEADKLSTATNPDVAKSMAITFQLDRYSFSVVLPQRRVSSNITPSTAIANPGHVTLQANSSDKHCLKRFREESVRYASNLPQFLRTVDWLKPSAVQDVHWLLSHWEPDDLELFVALELLSVDYTDENVRRLAVQRLEMMSNEEVLRYLLQLVQTLKVEPYHDSYLARFLIQRALRSKRVGHFFFWYLRSEVAGCPFFRQRMAVILEAYLLGCGEAMLTSFQHQVQVVKILYEVAIRVKTLYPEKSTLPPLAAQKLQEILQEYSFPPEFQVPFDPRVTAGAILLKECKVMASKKKPLWLEFSHVESEAPVGCPVGIIFKQGDDLRQDMLIIQTLMVMDSIWQQNCLDLNLIPYGCISTGYQIGMIEIVRDAVTIAAIQRIQGGTTGAFKNTALYDWLKGTCPLQEKHYQAMEKFVTSCAGYCVATYVLGIGDRHNDNIMITKQGNLFHIDFGHILGNTKSFFGVSRERVPFVLTPDFLYVMGRVNKQSSLYFQRFKDTCIQAYLSLRSQSRLLVTLFSLMLLTGIPELSTAQDMRYLRKALQQDQNEEEARQHFLQQIALCEQKGWTVQANWWIHLMAGIK